From Nicotiana tabacum cultivar K326 chromosome 15, ASM71507v2, whole genome shotgun sequence, the proteins below share one genomic window:
- the LOC107790364 gene encoding mitochondrial carnitine/acylcarnitine carrier-like protein isoform X1: protein MGDVAKDLTAGTVGGAAQLIVGHPFDTIKVKLQSQPTPLPGQLPKYSGAVDAVRQTVAAEGARGLFKGMGAPLATVAAFNAVLFTVRGQTEAFLRSEPGAPLTVNQQIVCGAVAGTAVSFLACPTELIKCRLQAQSVMASADSAAVAVKYAGPMDVARHVLRSEGGVGGLFKGLFPTMAREIPGNAAMFGMYEALKQYFAGGTDTSGLGRGSLIVAGGLAGGSFWISVYPTDVIKSVIQVDDYKNPKFSGFFDAFKKILAAEGVKGLYKGFGPAMGRSVPANAACFLAYEMVRSSLG, encoded by the exons ATGGGTGACGTAGCCAAGGATTTAACAGCTGGGACTGTAGGCGGAGCAGCACAATTGATTGTTGGTCACCCTTTTGATACCATCAAGGTCAAGCTTCAAAGCCAGCCTACTCCACTTCCAGGGCAGCTTCCTAAATACTCAGGTGCCGTAGATGCTGTTCGGCAAACAGTAGCTGCAGAAGGTGCTAGGGGGCTGTTCAAAGGCATGGGGGCCCCACTTGCCACTGTTGCCGCCTTTAATGCTGTGCTCTTCACAGTGAGAGGTCAAACCGAGGCATTCTTGAGGTCTGAACCTGGAGCCCCTCTTACTGTGAACCAGCAAATCGTTTGCGGGGCTGTTGCTGGAACTGCTGTGTCTTTTCTTGCTTGCCCAACTGAACTTATAAAATGCAG ATTGCAAGCCCAGAGTGTAATGGCAAGTGCAGACTCAGCTGCTGTGGCAGTGAAATATGCAGGACCAATGGATGTGGCAAGACACGTTCTTCGATCTGAAGGAGGTGTCGGGGGTCTCTTCAAGGGCTTGTTCCCTACCATGGCACGTGAAATACCCGGAAATGCTGCTATGTTTGGTATGTACGAAGCACTAAAGCAGTACTTTGCAGGAGGCACAGACACTTCGGGGTTAGGAAGAGGTTCTCTTATTGTAGCCGGAGGCTTGGCTGGCGGTTCCTTCTGGATTTCCGTGTATCCAACAGATGTCATCAAGAGTGTAATACAGGTCGACGATTATAAAAACCCGAAGTTTTCTGGCTTTTTTGATGCTTTCAAAAAGATCTTGGCAGCAGAGGGAGTCAAAGGACTTTACAAGGGATTTGGACCTGCTATGGGACGTAGCGTCCCTGCAAATGCTGCATGTTTCTTGGCATATGAGATGGTTAGGTCTAGTTTGGGATAA